In Mus caroli chromosome 9, CAROLI_EIJ_v1.1, whole genome shotgun sequence, a single window of DNA contains:
- the Zw10 gene encoding centromere/kinetochore protein zw10 homolog — translation MASFVTEVLAHSGSLEKEDLGTRISRLTRRVEEIKGEVCNMISKKYSEFLPTMQSAQALVTQVDTLSNDIDQLKSRIETEVCRDLHISTVEFTNLKQQLERDSVVLTLLKQLQEFSSAIEEYNSALAEKKYIPAARHLEEAQECLKLLKSRKCFDLKMLKSLSMELTVQKQNILYHLGEDWQKLVVWKFPPSKVQSKRHPALFPWVLMIVPMAVISGQMLLKYILKPLVTCPSLHAVIERQPSSVNICFESLTTDLEHPSPPEAFAKIRLVLEVLQKQLLDLPLDADLEIGKVPGIVLAEMLGEGIWEDLSECLIRNCLVYSIPTNSSKLQEYEEIIQSTEEFEKFLKEMRFLKGDTTDLLKYARNINSHFANKKCQDVIVAARNLMTSEIHNTVKIGPNCKEALPVLPSPDADHKRQVQKVCKVQLTEAGNLEPETSLDPQSFSLPTCRISEAVKKLMELAYQTLLEATTSSDQCAVQLFYSVRNIFHLFHDVVPTYHKENLRKLPQLAAIHHNNCMYIAHHLLTLGHQFRLRLAPILCDGTTTFVDLVPGFRRLGTECFLAQMQAQKGELLERLSSARSFANMDDEENYSAASKAVRQVLHQLRRLGIVWQDVLPVNIYCKAMGTLLNTAIAEMMSRITALEDISTEDGDRLYSLCKTVTDEGPQVFAPLSDENKNKKYQEEVPVYVSKWMPFKELMIMLQASLQEIGDRWADGKGPLATAFPSSEVKALIRALFQNTERRAAALAKIK, via the exons ATGGCCTCTTTCGTGACAGAAGTCTTGGCCCACTCGGGGAGCCTGGAGAAGGAGGATCTGGGCACCAGGATCAGCCGCCTGACCCGGCGGGTGGAGGAGATCAAG GGTGAGGTGTGCAATATGATCAGCAAGAAGTACAGTGAGTTCCTGCCTACCATGCAGAGTGCGCAGGCCCTAGTTACCCAGGTGGACACTCTATCTAATGACATTGACCAGCTGAAATCCAGGATAGAGACTGAG GTCTGTCGGGATCTTCACATATCAACTGTTGAATTTACAAACTTGAAGCAGCAGCTGGAAAGAGACTCTGTAGTCCTAACTCTGCTCAAACAACTCCAAGAG ttttcctCTGCTATTGAAGAGTATAATAGTGCGTTGGCAGAGAAGAAGTACATCCCTGCTGCTCGGCACCTGGAGGAG GCTCAGGAGTGCTTGAAGCTATTAAAATCCAGAAAATGCTTTGACTTAAAAATGCTGAAGTCTCTCAGCATGGAGCTCACCGTGCAGAAGCAGAACATACTCTACCACCTGGGCGAAGATTGGCAGAAGCTGGTTGTATGGAAGTTTCCGCCGTCAAAAG TTCAGAGTAAACGCCATCCTGCTCTGTTTCCT TGGGTGTTGATGATTGTCCCCATGGCCGTGATTTCAGGTCAGATGTTGCTGAAGTATATCCTTAAGCCTCTGGTGACTTGCCCGTCGCTCCATGCTGTGATTGAAAGGCAGCCGAGTTCGGTTAACATTTGTTTCGAGTCTCTGACTACGGACTTGGAACACCCATCACCACCTGAAGCTTTTGCAAAGATCCGATTGGTCCTGGAAGTGCTCCAGAAACAGCTTCTAG ATTTGCCTCTTGATGCTGACCTAGAAATTGGAAAAGTCCCTGGGATCGTGTTGGCGGAGATGCTTGGTGAGGGGATCTGGGAGGACCTTTCTGAGTGCCTCATCAGAAACTGCCTGGTTTACTCTATTCCCACAAACagcagcaagctccaggaatACGAAGAG ATTATACAGTCCACAGAAGAATTTGAAAAGTTCCTAAAGGAGATGAGGTTTTTAAAAGGAGATACTACTGACTTGCTGAAATATGCTCGCAATATCAATTCTCACTTTGCTAATAAGAAGTGCCAGGATGTGATTGTGGCGGCTAGAAATCTAATGACCTCTGAGATTCACAACACTGTTAAG ATTGGTCCCAATTGTAAGGAAGCCTTACCAGTCTTACCCAGTCCTGATGCTGATCACAAGCGACAAGTACAGAAGGTCTGCAAAGTGCAGCTCACTGAAGCCGGGAACCTAGAGCCTGAGACTTCACTGGACCCTCAGTCCTTTTCTTTACCCACGTGCCGCATCAGCGAGGCTGTGAAGAAGTTAATGGAGCTCGCTTATCAGACTTTACTTGAGGCAACAACAAGTAGCGACCAATG TGCTGTCCAGCTCTTCTACTCAGTGAGGAATATCTTCCATTTGTTCCATGATGTGGTGCCAACATACCACAA GGAGAACCTTCGGAAGCTCCCCCAGTTGGCTGCCATTCACCACAACAACTGCATGTATATTGCTCACCACTTGCTGACCCTCGGTCATCAGTTCAGATTGCGGCTCGCCCCCATCCTTTGTGATGGCACGACCACCTTTGTGGACCTTGTACCTGGCTTCAGAAGACTTG GGACGGAGTGTTTTTTGGCCCAAATGCAGGCACAGAAAGGAGAACTTCTGGAGAGATTATCAAGTGCTAGAAGCTTTGCGAACATGGACGACGAAGAGAATTACTCTGCAGCGAGCAAGGCAGTGAGGCAG GTGCTGCACCAGCTAAGGAGACTTGGGATCGTGTGGCAGGATGTCCTGCCAGTGAACATATACTGCAAGGCCATGGGGACCTTGCTGAACACAGCGATTGCTGAGATGATGAGcagaatcactgctctagag GACATCTCGACTGAAGATGGTGATAGATTGTATTCCCTGTGCAAAACAGTGACGGATGAAGGTCCACAAGTGTTTGCACCTCTGTctgatgaaaacaaaaacaagaaataccAAGAAGAGGTTCCCGTCTATGTGTCCAAATGGATGCCTTTCAAAGAACTCATGATAATGCTACAAGCTAGCTTGCAAGAAATTGGAGATCG GTGGGCAGATGGAAAAGGGCCCCTGGCAACTGCATTCCCTTCCAGCGAAGTCAAAGCTTTAATCCGTGCCTTGTTccagaacacagaaagaagagCAGCTGCCCTTGCTAAGATTAAATAG